The following is a genomic window from Leishmania donovani BPK282A1 complete genome, chromosome 33.
ATCCATTTTGACCTCGCTGTCGTGCGCTCTTGTCGGTTGTTTTAGCACCCATCGAAGCACAAGCAACGCGGCGAGCAGGGACGATGGCGCATCcggcgaagcggcggcgtggcggtggccgtcaCCGTGCTACTGTGATGTGCGCCCTCCTAGCCGTCATTTTTGTTCTGGGTGGTCTCTACGGTGCCCCGGTACGCGCTCAACAGCAAGCGCGTGGACTTGCAGAACTTGAGAGCGGTTCCCTTCCTCTAGCCGACGAAAACTTTGGCCACGGACACAATCTCTACAAAGTCGTGGGCAAAGACGGAATCTTAGACGACAAGGGTTTACAGACTCGCTCTGACGAGGAGGCCATAAACATGGAAACTGTTGCTTCGAGTGGTGCGACATCCTCCATCTGGAGGGCGGAAGGCAATCCGTCTATCGAGAGTGGCTCGTCgtcctctgcagctgcgagtGACGCTGGCACGGCGGAGCGGAGCACCAGTTTCCGTTCCGAGGCTGGTGCTGCCAGCCAAAACCCTGACTCGTCGTCCTCTGCAAGGAGCAGCCGTCCCCTCACCGCGTCTTCTTCCTCTGAGACGAGCAAAGAGGATCAGCCGGTAGATGGGTCCCCCGGCACCACTCTGACGAACACTACCACAACGGCAACCACGGAGACACCAACAACGAAGCGTCCGGCGGTTGATCATGGTATGGGCACTTCAGTGGTTTTatttttcttccttctcttcaTTGTAGCCTTCATCATATATGGTGGGCGGCTGTTCCCAAGTGCGTGCCCGTTCGTTGGCCAAAATAGCGGCGGCCATAGCAGCGGGCCGCACGCGTTCatccagcagcaacacccaCGCTATACCACGCTgcacggcgacgacgaagccTACCGTGGGATGAAGCTGAGCAACGCGGCAGCCGGGGTCCCAGTCGGCGGCCGAAATCCGAGACGCTTTTATCAGCCGCAacgcggcgccggtgacaGCGAAGGCCATTGTGACATATTCGTCGAACTGAAAGACAAACCCACCAAGACCGTGCGAagcgccggcgcacacatCAGCGGTGAAGCCACGGATTCTTTTAGCTTTATGGTGGGCAACAACCCAGCAGCAAAGAATGGACTCGTTGGTACTTCGGCTTCCTCGGCCGGGCCGGTGACAGTGCACGTCCCGATGCAGCCCAAGAGCTCGCTGAAGTCACTGCGGAAGGGCAAGCTGGGCCACGTGTCGACTACTCCGGCGGCCTCTTTTTCCTCGGGTTCGACGACTGAAACACCGGGCTCAAACGCGAGAAGCCCGCTTTACCGCTCAACTGCAGACACACGTTCCGGCCACGCCGAAGCTGCCGCTATGCCGCCGACCACATCGCAGCCACGCGTTGAGGACGATTGGGAGTGGTAAGATAAGACCACGTACAAGCGGGAGGCACCAAAGGGCGGCAATGAAGCGCACGAAGCGATGAGATCTGTTCACCAAGTGGGCAGTGTGTGCACACACCCTCACCCTCCGCATGAGTGATGTAACCGACGTCACTGCTGACGActtccccccctccctctcagcGTCACCTAGGGTGCAAGTCTGCTGGGTTATGCGTACCTAGCGCTGCCCTTTGTACTCGTGCGTCACCATCACAGGCTTTGCGCATGCACAGCGCAGAGACAGCAACGGTGCTTTTtcattgttttttttttttccatcTTGCCTTTTTCCTTCTTGATCCGCCTCATCCTTCTTTCTCGTTTCCACTGGGCGTTTTTCACCTGCGTCGGGTTAACTCTCTCATTTTGCGGTTGGGCCATATTTTCTTCCCTTCACCtctttttccctttctcGCGCAGTTGAGACGCGCATCTTACAGTCAGGTGACTGCTACCGAGACGGTCATGTCGTGCAtcgcgctgtcgccgcaACTGATTCAGTTCTCTGTCGTTGTTGTCGCCTTACTGGCGATTTGATGCCCGTTTCTCTTCTCTAATTCTTCATTGCGACTTTGTCTTTTCTTCTCATCTCCGCATCTTtcaataaaaaaaaaacacgagaCGTTTCGAAGAGGaaggcagccgcagccgggGAGAAAGAACAAGTAAAGAGCTGCTGTGCAAGTGAGGCGCTTCATGGTGACAGTAGTGGTGTATGCACGTCGGTTGGAGTAATCACCATGACCACCAGCATGCAGCGAGTCACACCACACGTGCAAAACGCAGGGTAACTATTGCTAGGAAATCTACCTCTCCAAAAACAGAGCGCTGCTCGCACAGCCCTTTCAAAATGCGTTAGCCAACATCCCTTGCTCATCATATCGGGCTATTCATTCTTCCCCACATCTTTTCTCTTTCATGGTGCCCGCCACCCCACGGTAGCGTCAGGGCCTAGTGCCCAGCGTGCGGGGACGCCAAGGGCCTGCAGCCCGCCCTGGAaggggggtggtggtgcggctgcggactCTCGATGTCGGCGGACAGGcctgggctggcgctgcgcggaggaggcctGCAGTCATGAGCGCGTTTGCACCAGCTCNNNNNNNNNNNNNNNNNNNNNNNNNNNNNNNNNNNNNNNNNNNNGCGACACACTGAGACAAGAGCTCCTTGGCGGCAGTCGTCCCACACCAGAAGGACGCGGCTGCCCAGCTTACAAGACGACAGGAGACGGTGCTCGTGCAGTCCCGCACNNNNNNNNNNNNNNNNNNNNNNNNNNNNNNNNNNNNNNNNNNNNNNNNNNNNNNNNNNNNNNNNNNNNNNNNNNNNNNNNNNNNNNNNNNNNNNNNNNNNNNNNNNNNNNNNNNNNNNNNNNNNNNNNNNNNNNNNNNNNNNNNNNNNNNNNNNNNNNNNNNNNNNNNNNNNNNNNNNNNNNNNNNNNNNNNNNNNNNNNNNNNNNNNNNNNNNNNNNNNNNNNNNNNNNNNNNNNNNNNNNNNNNNNNNNNNNNNNNNNNNNNNNNNNNNNNNNNNNNNNNNNNNNNNNNNNNNNNNNNNNNNNNNNNNNNNNNNNNNNNNNNNNNNNNNNNNNNNNNNNNNNNNNNNNNNNNNNNNNNNNNNNNNNNNNNNNNNNNNNNNNNNNNNNNNNNNNNNNNNNNNNNNNNNNNNNNNNNNNNNNNNNNNNNNNNNNNNNNNNNNNNNNNNNNNNNNNNNNNNNNNNNNNNNNNNNNNNNNNNNNNNNNNNNNNNNNNNNNNNNNNNNNNNNNNNNNNNNNNNNNNCTAATGCGGCACAGGCAGGcgagctgtggttgtgtaGGCGTCCCTGCTTTGACGCGGTCAAACGAGGATGATAGGGCTATAACCCAAGGGCCTCCATGTTGTCAGCCTCTATCTATTTACGGCTTTCCGCTTCCTTGTgatttgtgtgtgcgcaagGCGGTGTGCGGTACTCCTATGACATGTGGCTTCCATGCATGCTCGCTTTTctgtcctctctctctgtgcatcTTGTTGGTCAGCCCACGCTGTTACGAAATTTCCTAGTCAAACCCCTCCACATGGGCTCCGGCTCTTCTTTTGGGAGACGCAGTAGCGCGTCTCCGCTTGCTTCACGTCGCTCGCGCACGCGATATTTATATGGCAATGatgtgcgcctctgccccGTCTCGGAGGTAAGCGAGCAAACGTTATTCTGCAACCCATTATCACGTCGAGTGCTTGCCGCATCGTTTCGTGCACGCGATGATAGCAGCGATTCCTTGTCGTCAGCATTCCTATCGCGGTGGAGGACGTCTCCTATCGGGGATCTTCTTCTTCTCTCAGAAGCCGTCGCGAACGATGAGAGGGAGCGTCGTCGGAGCTcacagcaacggcgctgTACGGCGCATGTGCAGGGCGTCGTGGGCGCGTTCTGCAGAGGCAGCAATGTTGACTTTTCGGCGCAAATGTACAAAAGCTTTTTCGAGCTCGCCATGGATCAGCGTCGCAtgcagcttcagcagcagaggcgttTTTGCTGATGGCACCGCTTGTGGTGGTGTGAGCCTTGATGGCCACAGCACGGTTCTTTTTTTGCCTTTTGCCAGGAGCGTGGCGTAAGATGAGGTGGCCGCGGCATCTTGGCGCCGTGAGTGATGgggctgtgtgcgcgctgtcCGTGCACGCCCACAGAAAGCGCCCCCACGCAGcgttctcttccccttccaTTCTTTCACAACTCAGACACCCGCCATCTGCATCTGCCCCGCCGGCTGTagtgctgctgtcgcgcttGCCTGAGTTGTGTTCTTTTTCGTGTGTCGGTATTGTGGATGCTGCGGTCGGGGAGGCGcaagcacaggcacacgtGAGGACGTAATGATGGTTGCTGCTACTCTttgctcttcttttctcACTGCTAATCGACGAAGAATTGTTGCCACCAATCACGTGCGATGGTGTCCCGTAAGAGACGCGCACATCTTATTGCACGCAGCAAGTCGTTATGTTTTGGTGCTTTTGAGGTGTACGTAGGTaatggcgcgctgctgctgcattcGAGACGAAGGCTTTCTCACCGTTTAGAAAACATGTCCCGTATTCCCTGTGTCTTAACTGCCGCCCCTCACGGCCCTTCcccgcccacctcctctaCTCAGGTAGGCGGGAGATCGAAGAGGACTTTCATGGTGGCACagtccctcccctcccaccctctGATTTCattgctttctttttgttgttggttGTCTACCGCTTCCTTCGTGTGCACAACATGCCAGCCTGTATGGGACTGCTGCGAGAGTAGCACTGCCTGCGGGTGTGGGCGCGTTTGCCTTTATAGATgtaatatatatatatatatttgcaCATGTATAGGTGGTTCCATTCATGACCTCCGTCATtcagcgccttcgccgcgTAGAGGTAGAAGGTCTCGAAAACCTGCGCAACCTCGGCGGCTACCACACGAACAACAGCACCAAAACGAAGAGGCGGGGCGTTGTGTATCGCAGTGATCAGCTCTTCCGCATTCCAGCGTGCATGGCGCAAAGGGGGCTGGTCGATCAGCTGCGCATTCGCCACGTGTACGACCTGTGTGATAGCACCGAAGTGTCGGAGAAGCGGTATAGTTTGCTTCACATGCAACATACCTCTTTGCCGATTGACATGAGCAACGCCAATCGGTTTTTGAAAGAAGGCGAGAACCTCAAGCAGGTGGCGACGGCACACCGTTTCATGCAGGAAATTGACCGAGAGTTTGTGCGCTCGTACGCGCTAACGGTGGGACTCATCATCAAGGGCATAATCGGCAGCAAAGCATCCTGCGACAAGGCCTTTCTCATCCATTGCACCGCGGGTAAGGACCGCACGGGATGGTGCTGCTACGTGCTGCTGACACTGCTGGACgtgacggagaaggagaagcgagCCGACTACCTCCTTACGAACACGTTCGTTGGTATTCCAGCAGACGCCTGGGACTACAGTGGCGCAGAAGGAATGAgtgaggaggcgatggcagCCCTCTGGGCAGCGTTTAACGAGTATCTCGACGCTGCTCTTGATGAATTGAGCAAGATGGGCGGCATCTACAAGTACGCGAAGTCGCACATGGGTCTCACCGACGAGGACATCGACGAGCTGCGAGAGCTGATGCTAGAGTAGGTGCGAGTTGCGCATATGCCACGCTTCGCTGGTCGGCTCTACCTCCTGTTTTttcgctgttttttttttttgtcttcctCACTCTTTTCAGTGGCGGTTTCCTTTGCGCATCGGCCCGCTACATCTCCTCGCTTATCGcagttctttttttttttggcgtGCGCTTCTCCCGGGCTTCGTGGTgtcgcttcttcttttcgcaGAAAGGCGTCGTAGACCTTCCCACATCCCACACCCTCGATCTCCCTCGAAGCCAAGCCACGTATGAGCATCCTCCACCTATCGTGCGACAATTTGTCCTTCATTGTTTTTCCCTTGTGTATTTGTGattccttttctctcttcttcgtcgAGGAGCTaaagagggcgagaggcCAGGGATGGGGGCgggcgcgggggggggggaaggcgTGCTGAAAGAGAACAGGGAGCCAGCGAGAAGCGGTGGTCGAACAGTTGGACGAGGCGGATCAGTTGCTGCTCTGACTGCTTCGCCCCACCCTCCCCAGaaacaagcgaaaaaaaaagaaaaagagctTTTCGCTCTTTAGTTATGGGGAAGAGAcctttgccccccccccccagtgTTTGTTTGAGGCCTTCGCGCTTCAAGCCCTCCCTGGAATGCCTTCTGTGTGCactgtgtgcgcctctgaCAGTGTtcatgcgtgtgtggggggggggtgacgATGCGCTCATCAGGCGCATGGATCTCCAATGCATCTCTTTCGAATGTGCCTCcgttctcttcctccccttctGTCCCTATAACGGCTCGCGTCACTGATCGAGCTTCATGTGTGCGATGCGTCGTGTGCTCTGCGAGAGTGCGCACGGTAAGCGGCGCACTGCCTTGTTCGAAGGACTTAGCAGGGACACGGCTAGCTGAAGCGGCGAGGACACACGCAGAGCTGTGACTGCTTTCGATGGATGGGAATGTATGCGAGCCCGCACATGCGCTGCTTCCACTAGAGCCGACCCCCGCCAATGGAAAAGGCAAGAAAGGTGGACTGTTGGCAGCGCCAATGCCTCCGAAGGATGCGAATGCATCACGGGAGCTGCCCCTCTGCTACCCTATGATTGGCATGTGTGATGGTAATGCTGTTCGTGTCCGGAACGAAGCGAAGGGTGGTCTCGTGCAACGTGCAGAGACGCCACGGTCGTTGCTCGTGTTCGCGCCGCCTCTAGAGCGGAAGCACTGCTCTTGGCGAGGTTCAAGTTCACTCACCCTTCTGCGCAGTAATTCAACACAGGGCACTCGCACTCGCGGTCCCTTCTGCCCTTCTCTTCCGAACCCTCCTGTGATGAACTGCTTCTCTTTGAACTTTCATAGATCCTTTCGTGCTTCCTCTCGCCTTCGAATACCCCTGCTAAGCGACGCTCGCACACCACATGAAGAACAAGCAACCAACCACGGTGTTTGCCTCACTTTTTGCCTACCACCACTTTCTCATTCCCATGCGTAGCCGCCAGCCGCCATCTGGCGGCGTCGAAGATCAtgccgacgtcgccgctTCTACAGTTCTCCGCTCTTCGGCGTCATCTtcgtcagcagcggcggcggcgtcgttgctgcAGGACGAGGTATTACCCCGTTTGCGAAAGGAGTCTGGCCCAAGCAATGCAGCGATATGCGATGCTTACGCGACGAGGCTTCGACAGGAAGCGACagaagaggagcggcgccgcgggcCGCActggcgtgcgcgctgctcccCCAGCATCCTCGTTGCCCTGCTCATCTGGGCAACGATCGCCCTTGTTGTGTACATGAAGGTGGACAACTCTCGTTTGCGTCCCGGTGCCGCGCCCGACACCACTTCTGTTGAGACGCCGCTTTCGCAACTCCCTGAAAGCTGTCGCGGTCATTACTGTCTGCGGGAGGGCGGAAAGGAGCCCTTTGGAGCGGTCCTCGGAGCCCACGATGGCGTCTTCGCCTACAGTAACTGCAACAGCGACACCTGCACCTCTTTACTAAAGTACCAGATGGCGATTCCGCTCCCACCAGGAGCTCGGACGGCTCTGGACGCCCCACACGCGACGACTCGCCTCATGACAACAGGGATGAAGTGGCAGTGCGTGGAATTCGCTCGTCGGTACTGGATGCTGCGCGGCAAGCCGACCCCCGCGTTCTTCGGCCCTGTGGTAGGCGCCGCAGATATTTGGGACACTCTCACCCACGTTACCTTCCTCGACAACGCGACTACGGCTCCGCTGCTGAAGTTTAAGAATGGCGCGAGGCTCGGctacggcggcagcgcaccccGCGTCGGAGACCTGCTCATCTACCCTCGCGATGCCGAGGGTTTTTTCTCCTACGGCCATGTCGCCGTGGTGGTGAGGGTGGAGATGACCACGAAGGCCGAGGCAGACGACTCCTACATGGACGCTGCAGTCACATCGTCAAAGCCGCGTCAGCGGCACGGCCTCGTGTATCTAGCGGAGCAAAACTGGGACAGCGCGACTTGGCCGAATCCATACCACAACTACTCACGTTCACTGCCTCTGGTGGTGCTTGAATCAGCGGAGGGGCTGCCTCTGCAGTACACGATCGAGGATTCAATCCATGGCATCCAGGGCTGGGTACGCTACGATGACGAGCCATAGGGTTGactgtgcttgtgtgtgtgtgtgtgcgtatatATGTAGGTGTGTGTTTGAGTGAGTCTCTGTTGATGGGTGATATGCTAAATCTTGTCTTTTCTCGCTGTGGGCAAGATGGAAGCTGGCAGGCGCTAGGGCGATTTGTGCGTTTGCAcccgcctcccctctccccctatccctccccttttcccttcttGCAATCTTCGGGCTCTTTACCCGTCTCCTCGTCGTTTTCGAGCCCATCGCTGCGGGCATTGAGGCCCGAGAACGGATGCCCTCCACCCTTTCTCCTCCTAGCGAAAAAAGAATAAAAGGCACGACTGGCAGAACGTACCAACATCAAAACTGCCATGGCATCCATGGGTGCGGCTGCCTTGGCAAGACGTGATACACGCGCCTCTCTAcgcagctgaagcagcgTGAAGGCATCCAAGCAACCTCCCCGATTTCGGCTCCTTTCTGTGTGCGCCTGATGAGAGGGGACACCTTAACGCAACATCAGAGTTCagtgcgcccccccccccccccacctctcttAAGGaaagccaggcagcccccccccccaatcTTTCTCTATCCCTGTGCCACAATACGGAACCGCCTTTGGTGGTGCCAGGGTCAAGCGCCTACGACttggggaggtcagagcaGGGTATCGCTATTAACGGCAGCAGCCAGGTCCTGGATGACGTGACATCGGAGTGGCATGCGGCTGTGAGAACGTGTGCACCAATCCACATGATGGGTAGAAGGACAGCGTGAGCGGAGCGTATCGCATCCGGCCCTCATCTatgtctctctttcttttcccctTCTCGCGCATCATTTGAGCACTGCGATCCTGTTTCCATGTAGGcacgtatatatatacatgcatgcatgtatatatatatatatattatatCGTTTTACGTACTGTGGCACTGGGCATTCCTTTGATGGGTCATCTCTCCCTGTGTTTTGTGTGCCTTGTGCGTGCATCGCCATACTTTGACCGTGCTTTtttttatgtgtgtgtgtgtgcctccgAGGGTGAGGCGGGTTATTCGGTGGATGCTTCCAatgtcttctttttttgttccgTCCATGATTTTCGTTTGTGCGTCactctgtgtctgtctccAAGGCTCGCGCATCTGTGTGGAGGCGTGTTCTTGGGTCTCATGAAGACTGCCATCGCAGGCCGTATCAACGTCTCTCCAggttctcctctctcttacCCCATCCCTTGTCCACCTCCTTTGTTGCGGTTTCTTCATCGCCTTCTTTCATTAGGAGCGTTGTCTCTCTCACGCCCGCCTGAAGTGCAAGCGCAGCGGACGCCTCCCCCTGTACAAatccctttttttctgttaGAACGCAGTCGCGGAGCAATGAGCTCGCCACCGCAGGATCCGCCGGATGGCGTTAACAATGACGGTGTtggcggccgtcgccgctcttctAAGCCGAGGCCAAGCCCGCTCGCTTTTCCGCGAGATCGCGCCTACGGCACCCTCGacaacggcaacggcggcgagggcggcagcagcgtcggcgtaGGAAACACTCGGCAAAGTGGCCTTCTCATGAACGGCGGCACAAGCGGGAGGCTCAGCAGCGACCCGATGCCGCTGTGGAGCTACGCTGCCTCGCCTATCATCCAAATTCGCGATCACTGCCATCAGCAGTGGTTGGCGGTCCTGCTTACTGTTGTTCTGCTCCTCGTCACATTCTACTTTGTCTTCGGTCTTTCCGCTCCGATGCGGGCAGAGCGGTGCGCCACGCCGTTTGGCAGTCTGCTGGGAGAAAGCAGAGGTGTGGCGGCGTACAGCAACTGCCGCAACGACTACGGTGGGGATCACATGGAACACTTCGTCTCCGTAGGGCTGCAGCGACTCTACACTGGCTCCAAATGGCAGGCCCTCGAGTACGCCCGCCGCTACTGGATCCTGAAATCGCTGCTGACCTTTCCATCCCTTCCCAGGGCGGATCATATCATTCTCGCTGATACCGCCAACTCCGTGAACGGGCGTCGTGGAGGTcgcggcagctccgtcgtGCCACTGGAGCGGTACACAAACCTTTTCCTGCCACCCCAGGTTCtgcacaacagcagcgaagaTATGCCTGTGATGAAACTGAATGGAGAGGCCAACAACCTCTCAGCTAGCGTGCGGCTAAGGAGCTGGCGTCAGGCACTCGTGCAGCCCCACGACATTGTCGTGTACGCCAAGAACTCGCGGACGCTGCCGTCTGGTCACGTCGCGGttgtgacggcggtgcgcggccCCTTTcacagcgtcgccgcagctggcAAGGAAGTACACTGGTTTATTGTGAAGAACGCCTCGATACAGGGTCGGCAGCCCATGGCTCCTGGATCGACGTTGCCACGGTTACTTCTGTCGCAGGAGCACGAGGTTGTGAATGGCGCCGTGACGCCGCCGAAGAACACGACTGGTAGCGACACGGCAAGGCGTCCTtccagcggcggccgtgagAATGTATCTGCGGACGAGAAAGGCGAGGAAATGGTGTGCGGGTGTAGCGTTCTCTACTACAAGGTGTTTGTTGTAGAACAAAACTGGGACAACTCCTATTGGGAAGCGCTGAGCTATTTGACAAAGTATGACTGGCACAAACACAACAGCCAAAACAGTATACCCAACGGCAACGGAACCGGGAAGGAGTCgtcggcgaagcagcagcgaagggCCGAAACGCGGCTGCGCAACTTTACTCGAGTACTCCTCCTGCATGAGTACTCGAACCCGCATGGGTTCTTCCtcgaagacacacacaacaaTCTCATTCTAGGCTGggtgcgcgcctcttccGATGCGTaactgttttttttttttgcaggtgtaggcgcgcgcgcagcattcgcaagtggcagcggcgttaTCAAAACACCCAGAGAGGGACCAAGGAGCATCTTCTttacacacaaacacatatATATTTACATCTGCGACAGGTAAGCGGCTTTCCTTGCTCCTTCCCTATATATaaccctccctctctctttctctctatCCAGCACTCTCACCAGTTacgcgcagcgacggcaaagAAGCCACACGAGGAGACAGCACTGAACCTGGTAGACAGATTATGCCAAACTGTCACATGGCGGGCACGGATGCACGTGTGAGCGCACGTGAAGGAGtgagagggaaagaaagcggtggcatcggcgtcgtcggtgaCGCTGTGTACCAGCAAAACaagaagacacgcacgcaaaacaaaaaaagcaACGGGTGAAGAGAACCCGAATAAATAGGCAATGCGTGCTTTgccgagagagggggagggggaggaagacggGCGTGGTGATGCGTGCCTGAATGAttggtgtatgtgtgttttAGCGTGTTCCAGTGAACCGTCGGGGAGCACACGCCTGCGACGCCGTCTTTTTCCTTCCTCCACGAGCTTTGCTGTAGTGACCGGCATGGACGCTGCGAATCACTGATTGTTTTCCGTTTTGCCAcacctgctgctcctggGCACGTACGTTTCGCATGCGAATGTGTGAaagggcgccgctgccaacaGTTGTCTGCTGTTGATTTCTGTTTCCACGGCTCCCAGTGATCACAGAACTATTTccccatctctccctctccgatTACATGCCATCCACCCCTCTCGTGTGCTCTCACAGCTCTGCGCCGACACAGGACGAGGCTGTTATCGTCGCTCTCTTTGGCACCGTCACCTCGGTGCTTAGGGAACAGCGGCCCCTGTTTGGGAGCCCGCTTGCTTCG
Proteins encoded in this region:
- a CDS encoding D-alanyl-glycyl endopeptidase-like protein, whose protein sequence is MKNKQPTTVFASLFAYHHFLIPMRSRQPPSGGVEDHADVAASTVLRSSASSSSAAAAASLLQDEVLPRLRKESGPSNAAICDAYATRLRQEATEEERRRGPHWRARCSPSILVALLIWATIALVVYMKVDNSRLRPGAAPDTTSVETPLSQLPESCRGHYCLREGGKEPFGAVLGAHDGVFAYSNCNSDTCTSLLKYQMAIPLPPGARTALDAPHATTRLMTTGMKWQCVEFARRYWMLRGKPTPAFFGPVVGAADIWDTLTHVTFLDNATTAPLLKFKNGARLGYGGSAPRVGDLLIYPRDAEGFFSYGHVAVVVRVEMTTKAEADDSYMDAAVTSSKPRQRHGLVYLAEQNWDSATWPNPYHNYSRSLPLVVLESAEGLPLQYTIEDSIHGIQGWVRYDDEP